A single window of Methanothermobacter marburgensis str. Marburg DNA harbors:
- a CDS encoding ATP synthase subunit A, translating into MTQEGRIIKIAGPVIIAEGMRGSQMYEMVKVGEDKLIGEIIELEGDTATIQVYEETAGIKPGETVERTGGPLSVELGPGILGSIFDGIQRPLENIKALTGDYIERGVDVPSLPKDKKWTFKPTAREGQMVKGGDIIGEVEETSSITHRIMIPPNVEGKLTMIAPQGEYTVLDDIAEVETESGTEKIQMLQKWPVRKGRPYKKKLDPDVPLITGQRAQDTFFSVAKGGTAAIPGPFGSGKTVTQQQLAKWADADIIVYVGCGERGNEMTEVLKEFPELEDPKTGNPLMDRTVLIANTSNMPVAAREACVYTGITIAEYFRDMGYDVALMADSTSRWAEAMREISGRLEEMPGEEGYPAYLASRLAQFYERAGRVTTIGSEDKIASVSVVGAVSPPGGDLSEPVTQNTLRICKVFWALDASLADKRHFPSIDWLQSYSLYIDSVQEWWASNVDPEWRKFRDEAMALLQKEAELQEIVQLVGPDALPDRERITLETTRMIREDFLQQNAYHEVDTYCSPSKQFEMLRTIIMFHRNATAALEKGAPAADIISLPVKEDIGRMKYIPEEEFPARIKEIRERIVKECSEV; encoded by the coding sequence ATGACACAGGAAGGAAGGATTATAAAAATAGCGGGTCCTGTTATCATCGCCGAGGGGATGAGAGGATCCCAGATGTATGAAATGGTTAAGGTGGGTGAAGACAAGCTCATAGGAGAGATCATTGAACTTGAGGGTGACACAGCAACAATCCAGGTCTACGAGGAAACCGCAGGCATAAAGCCTGGAGAGACCGTTGAAAGAACAGGCGGTCCACTATCAGTGGAACTGGGACCTGGAATACTGGGTTCAATCTTCGACGGTATCCAGAGACCCCTCGAGAACATCAAGGCACTCACCGGAGACTACATAGAGAGGGGAGTGGACGTACCATCCCTCCCAAAGGATAAGAAATGGACCTTCAAACCCACAGCCCGGGAGGGCCAGATGGTTAAGGGAGGGGACATAATCGGTGAGGTTGAGGAGACATCCTCAATAACCCACAGGATAATGATCCCACCGAACGTTGAAGGTAAACTCACAATGATAGCCCCCCAGGGCGAATACACCGTCCTTGATGATATAGCTGAGGTTGAAACCGAGAGCGGAACAGAAAAGATTCAGATGCTCCAGAAGTGGCCTGTCAGGAAGGGCCGACCCTACAAGAAGAAACTCGACCCTGACGTCCCACTCATAACAGGTCAGAGGGCGCAGGACACATTCTTCTCAGTCGCCAAGGGAGGTACAGCAGCCATACCAGGACCCTTCGGTTCAGGTAAAACGGTTACCCAGCAGCAGCTCGCAAAGTGGGCCGACGCAGACATAATCGTCTATGTTGGATGCGGTGAGAGGGGTAACGAGATGACTGAGGTCCTCAAGGAGTTCCCTGAACTCGAGGACCCCAAGACAGGTAACCCACTCATGGACAGGACCGTGCTCATAGCAAACACCTCAAACATGCCTGTGGCTGCAAGGGAAGCCTGTGTGTACACAGGTATAACCATAGCAGAGTACTTCAGGGACATGGGCTACGACGTCGCCCTCATGGCAGACTCAACCTCAAGGTGGGCCGAGGCAATGAGGGAGATCTCAGGAAGGCTGGAGGAGATGCCAGGTGAAGAGGGATACCCTGCATACCTCGCATCAAGGCTCGCACAGTTCTATGAGCGTGCAGGAAGGGTCACAACCATTGGATCAGAGGATAAGATAGCCTCAGTATCAGTTGTGGGTGCAGTTTCACCACCAGGTGGGGACCTCTCAGAGCCCGTCACACAGAACACCCTAAGGATATGTAAGGTGTTCTGGGCCCTGGACGCATCACTGGCAGACAAGCGTCACTTCCCTTCCATTGACTGGCTCCAGAGCTACTCACTCTACATTGACAGTGTCCAGGAATGGTGGGCCAGCAACGTGGACCCCGAATGGAGGAAATTTAGGGACGAGGCAATGGCTCTCCTCCAGAAGGAGGCAGAGCTCCAGGAGATAGTCCAGCTCGTCGGACCCGACGCACTTCCAGACAGGGAGAGGATAACCCTGGAGACAACCAGGATGATAAGGGAGGACTTCCTCCAGCAGAACGCCTACCATGAGGTGGACACCTACTGCTCACCATCAAAGCAGTTCGAGATGCTCAGGACAATCATAATGTTCCACAGGAACGCAACAGCGGCCCTTGAGAAGGGCGCACCTGCAGCTGACATAATATCCCTCCCTGTTAAGGAGGATATCGGGCGTATGAAGTACATACCTGAAGAGGAATTCCCTGCAAGGATCAAGGAGATCCGGGAAAGGATCGTCAAGGAATGTAGTGAGGTGTGA
- a CDS encoding V-type ATP synthase subunit F, with amino-acid sequence MSSNIAVVGDRDTVTGFRLGGVREGYVVETPDEAEETIRNLIRDGFSIIIVTEKIGDELREFIEETTSSSALPMIIEIPDKTGPSERETDPLRDLIKRVIGVEMVK; translated from the coding sequence ATGAGTTCAAATATTGCAGTGGTTGGTGACAGGGACACTGTAACAGGGTTCAGACTCGGAGGCGTCAGGGAAGGCTACGTGGTTGAAACACCTGACGAGGCAGAGGAAACCATAAGGAACCTTATACGTGATGGCTTCTCCATAATAATCGTCACAGAAAAGATTGGTGATGAACTGAGGGAATTTATAGAAGAAACCACAAGTTCAAGCGCATTGCCAATGATAATAGAGATACCAGACAAGACAGGCCCCTCAGAACGTGAAACAGATCCACTGAGGGACCTTATTAAAAGAGTTATTGGGGTTGAGATGGTAAAATGA
- a CDS encoding V-type ATP synthase subunit C has translation MADSITTIVTALGFPSIESFIGVLLLGGAIIGAIVVIATIRPILDLFPFAYPNARVRARIGRLLNEKQLSEILETESMEEFKNYLRGLPDYAKYIDRFPIEKALESQLAETYEMVSQIAPASIRDPFRANLKRWDVRNIKSLITAKAAGLSAEETVNLLVPGGEIYEIIEGLADASSVQEVVTGLEATEYAGVLEDALSDYEETGMLLPIEAALDRKFLEGLIRTVGSPSDDNTKILHTYFGTMVDISNLKIILRAKADGLSYDDISPYIVPHGYQIREWKLKDLMESEDVSGVVSGLEGTDYGQMLSETLSEYTSTGSVAVFERVLEDNLNRMARNFALKKPFGVGPMIGFLSRKEVEVKNLKVIARSKREPGFPEAMVKEMLA, from the coding sequence ATGGCTGACAGCATCACAACAATTGTAACAGCGCTTGGATTCCCTTCAATAGAATCTTTTATAGGCGTACTCCTCCTCGGAGGAGCCATTATAGGTGCTATTGTGGTAATAGCAACTATAAGGCCTATATTAGATTTATTCCCCTTCGCATACCCTAACGCCAGAGTCAGGGCACGAATAGGACGCCTCCTAAACGAGAAACAGCTATCAGAGATTCTTGAAACCGAGTCCATGGAGGAGTTCAAGAACTACCTCCGGGGACTCCCTGACTACGCCAAATACATTGACAGGTTCCCCATTGAGAAGGCCCTTGAGAGTCAGCTCGCAGAGACCTATGAGATGGTATCCCAGATAGCACCTGCATCCATAAGGGACCCCTTCAGGGCAAACCTGAAGAGATGGGATGTGAGGAACATCAAGAGCCTCATAACAGCAAAGGCTGCTGGCCTGAGTGCCGAGGAGACAGTGAACCTCCTTGTCCCGGGAGGTGAAATCTATGAGATCATCGAGGGCCTTGCAGACGCTTCAAGTGTTCAGGAGGTTGTAACAGGCCTTGAGGCTACAGAGTACGCCGGCGTACTGGAGGATGCCCTATCCGACTATGAGGAGACAGGGATGCTCCTCCCAATAGAGGCGGCCCTTGACAGGAAGTTCCTGGAGGGACTCATAAGGACAGTTGGAAGTCCATCAGACGACAACACAAAGATACTCCACACATACTTCGGGACCATGGTCGACATATCCAACCTTAAAATAATACTCCGTGCAAAGGCAGACGGTCTCAGCTATGATGACATAAGCCCATACATAGTACCCCACGGTTACCAGATCAGGGAATGGAAGCTCAAGGACCTCATGGAATCAGAGGATGTCAGTGGAGTTGTAAGCGGCCTTGAGGGTACAGACTACGGTCAGATGCTATCAGAGACCCTCTCAGAGTACACATCAACGGGTTCAGTGGCTGTATTCGAACGCGTCCTTGAGGACAACCTCAACAGGATGGCAAGGAACTTCGCACTCAAGAAGCCCTTCGGTGTCGGGCCAATGATCGGATTCCTCAGCAGGAAGGAGGTTGAGGTGAAGAACCTCAAGGTCATAGCAAGGAGCAAGAGGGAGCCAGGCTTCCCTGAAGCAATGGTTAAGGAGATGTTAGCATGA
- a CDS encoding V-type proton ATPase subunit E: protein MSSGAEKIVSSIMSEAQAKADAIIREAEDEAAGIVDEGEKRARMASERILESARKQADMRYQQIISEAKMNARRAELEAREEVIQEAFKKAEEELKNLASTSQEEYVSALRGMIKEAAVEIGGGDLVVSMREDDRSLDLGLDKIAAEVEAETGKKTTLKVGDSIRTIGGAVVRTEDGLIEVNNTIEARMSRFRKALRSEVARVLFE, encoded by the coding sequence ATGAGCTCCGGAGCCGAAAAAATTGTCTCCAGTATAATGTCAGAGGCTCAGGCAAAGGCGGACGCCATAATCAGGGAAGCTGAAGATGAAGCTGCAGGTATAGTGGATGAAGGTGAAAAAAGGGCCAGGATGGCCAGTGAACGCATACTCGAGTCAGCCAGAAAACAGGCTGACATGAGGTACCAGCAGATAATCTCAGAGGCCAAGATGAATGCAAGGCGTGCAGAACTGGAGGCAAGGGAAGAGGTAATACAGGAGGCCTTCAAAAAGGCGGAAGAGGAACTTAAAAACCTGGCATCCACCTCCCAGGAGGAATACGTCAGCGCCCTCAGGGGCATGATAAAGGAGGCCGCCGTTGAGATAGGTGGCGGTGACCTGGTTGTCAGCATGAGGGAGGACGACAGGTCCCTTGACCTCGGACTCGATAAAATCGCGGCTGAAGTGGAAGCAGAAACAGGCAAAAAAACAACCCTGAAGGTTGGAGACAGCATCAGAACCATTGGAGGAGCAGTGGTAAGGACAGAGGATGGTCTGATAGAGGTTAACAACACAATAGAGGCCAGGATGTCCCGTTTCAGGAAGGCTCTACGTTCAGAGGTGGCCAGGGTTCTTTTCGAATAA
- a CDS encoding ATP synthase subunit K (produces ATP from ADP in the presence of a proton gradient across the membrane; the K subunit is a nonenzymatic component which binds the dimeric form by interacting with the G and E subunits), translating into MVEIALGTALAAIGAGVAVGFAGLGSGLGQGIAAAGSVGAVAEDSDMFARGIIFSALPETQAIYGFLIAILLLVFSGLLGGGKGLDVTAGLVAVGAGAAIGFAGLGSGMGQGITSASSVGAVVEDPDMFARGIIFSALSETQAIYGFLIAILLMVFGGILGG; encoded by the coding sequence ATGGTTGAAATAGCATTAGGTACTGCTTTAGCAGCAATAGGTGCTGGAGTTGCAGTAGGATTCGCAGGTCTTGGATCAGGATTAGGTCAGGGTATAGCAGCCGCAGGAAGTGTGGGTGCAGTTGCAGAGGACTCCGACATGTTTGCGAGGGGTATTATATTCTCAGCCCTCCCGGAGACACAGGCTATTTACGGGTTCCTGATCGCCATACTTCTCCTGGTGTTCTCAGGGCTCCTTGGAGGAGGAAAGGGCCTGGATGTAACAGCAGGACTTGTGGCTGTGGGTGCAGGTGCAGCCATAGGATTCGCAGGTCTCGGTTCAGGTATGGGTCAGGGTATAACATCAGCATCATCAGTGGGTGCAGTTGTTGAGGACCCTGACATGTTTGCGAGGGGTATTATATTCTCAGCCCTTTCAGAGACACAGGCCATCTATGGTTTCCTGATCGCCATACTTCTCATGGTCTTCGGCGGAATACTAGGAGGCTAA
- a CDS encoding V-type ATP synthase subunit I: MFLPARMRKLKIITLDQYSDSVVRSLHEEGITQIDDISERIQQDAEWRQILKPSRATPYTGRVSSLLMKTSGILDFLGSVAAQEKGLKDTLKEFINPPVFDKREVEELDTESLLERAEEILGKVESETRVMEEKLNELDSEKASLESSLTVAEKLKEFDIDFADLHASKYITGIAGRIPSENLDEIREKLSEITDELILFDAEGETRAERILIIITLRKHGDSVASLLRRMEFERFEISELSGRPSEVISSSETRIAEIEGERSEIISKLREINSEWEDELLVLKEQLEIEKERNEVFSLFGETEKTVMLEAWVPLKEADRAIEVVEESSEGHCVTELEEPNPEEVPVLLDNPRFAKPYENFVEMYSPLKYNEIDPTIFMAFVFPFFFGFCLTDAGYGILDALIGLILYRGLGKVNRFMRDFGIIMMSCGVWAFILGMVTNGFIGDFFPRFLNIQLPTVIPAIDAFVNPQNILIMALTVGVLHINFGLILGARNNIRLGNMREALGSQIVWLILELGIILYIFGGMFLGAPVIILAAAMLLYYNGLFGLMDVSGFLGTLLSYARLLALCLSTGGIAMTVNILTGLSYEMIPVIGVVLAPIIFVFGHLANNAFQSLGAFINSLRLHYVEFFAQFYLGGKNKFNAFRAERNFTKIRR, from the coding sequence ATGTTTCTACCGGCAAGGATGCGAAAACTCAAGATCATAACCCTGGACCAGTACTCGGATTCAGTGGTTCGGTCCTTGCATGAGGAGGGAATAACCCAGATCGATGACATCTCCGAGCGCATCCAGCAGGATGCAGAGTGGCGCCAGATCCTTAAACCATCGAGGGCAACACCATACACAGGAAGGGTGTCATCCCTCCTCATGAAGACAAGCGGTATCCTGGACTTCCTTGGCTCAGTGGCAGCCCAGGAGAAGGGCCTCAAGGATACCCTGAAGGAGTTCATCAACCCCCCTGTCTTTGATAAAAGGGAGGTTGAGGAACTGGACACAGAATCACTCCTGGAAAGGGCTGAGGAAATCCTGGGAAAGGTCGAATCAGAGACCAGGGTTATGGAGGAAAAATTGAATGAGCTTGATTCAGAAAAAGCAAGCCTCGAATCAAGCCTGACAGTTGCAGAGAAACTGAAAGAATTTGATATTGATTTTGCCGATCTCCATGCTTCAAAGTACATAACCGGAATCGCCGGGAGAATACCCTCTGAAAACCTGGATGAAATCCGGGAAAAACTCTCAGAGATCACAGATGAACTGATACTCTTCGATGCAGAGGGGGAAACCAGGGCAGAGCGCATTTTAATAATAATAACCCTCAGGAAACATGGGGACAGTGTGGCCTCACTCCTCAGGAGAATGGAATTTGAGCGGTTCGAGATCAGCGAACTCAGCGGAAGACCATCAGAGGTCATATCCTCCTCAGAGACACGCATTGCGGAAATTGAGGGGGAAAGAAGTGAGATCATCTCAAAGCTGAGGGAGATAAACAGTGAATGGGAGGACGAACTCCTTGTCCTCAAGGAACAGCTTGAAATCGAGAAGGAGCGAAACGAGGTTTTCTCACTCTTCGGCGAAACCGAGAAGACAGTGATGCTGGAGGCATGGGTGCCCCTCAAGGAGGCCGATAGGGCCATCGAGGTTGTTGAGGAGTCATCCGAGGGCCACTGCGTCACTGAACTCGAGGAACCAAACCCCGAGGAGGTTCCGGTGCTTCTGGACAACCCCAGATTCGCCAAACCCTACGAAAACTTCGTGGAGATGTACTCACCACTGAAGTACAACGAGATCGACCCGACGATCTTCATGGCCTTTGTGTTCCCGTTCTTCTTCGGGTTCTGTCTCACAGATGCAGGGTACGGTATACTGGATGCACTCATAGGACTCATACTCTACCGCGGCCTTGGTAAGGTCAACCGGTTCATGAGGGACTTCGGTATAATCATGATGTCCTGTGGGGTATGGGCCTTCATCCTCGGGATGGTCACCAATGGATTCATAGGGGACTTCTTCCCACGGTTCCTGAACATTCAGCTGCCAACGGTCATACCGGCCATAGACGCATTTGTGAACCCCCAGAACATACTCATAATGGCACTCACGGTTGGTGTGCTCCACATCAACTTCGGTTTAATCCTGGGGGCGAGGAACAACATAAGGCTCGGGAACATGAGGGAGGCCCTCGGGTCACAGATAGTCTGGCTGATACTTGAACTGGGTATCATCCTCTACATCTTCGGAGGAATGTTCCTCGGGGCGCCAGTGATAATCCTGGCAGCTGCAATGCTGCTCTACTACAACGGCCTCTTTGGCCTCATGGATGTATCAGGGTTCCTGGGTACGCTCCTATCATATGCCAGGCTCCTGGCCCTCTGTCTATCAACAGGGGGTATAGCGATGACCGTTAACATCCTCACAGGACTGAGCTATGAGATGATACCGGTCATTGGAGTCGTTCTGGCCCCGATAATATTCGTGTTCGGGCACCTTGCCAACAACGCCTTCCAGAGCCTTGGTGCCTTCATAAACTCACTTCGTCTGCATTATGTGGAATTCTTTGCCCAGTTCTATCTGGGCGGAAAAAACAAGTTCAACGCATTTCGTGCTGAAAGAAACTTCACTAAGATAAGGAGGTAA
- the ahaH gene encoding ATP synthase archaeal subunit H has translation MTTISEAITTIKKAENDADRLIQEAREKSSQLIDDARTRSSELLENAEREASEKGDELIMEAEERARKEAISISGKAKREVETMKSAAMGRVPEAASIIVKSIL, from the coding sequence ATGACAACCATATCGGAAGCTATCACTACCATAAAGAAGGCTGAAAATGACGCTGACAGGTTAATTCAGGAGGCCAGAGAAAAATCATCCCAGCTAATCGATGACGCCAGAACCAGGTCCAGCGAACTCCTTGAAAATGCTGAAAGGGAGGCCAGTGAGAAGGGCGATGAGCTCATAATGGAGGCAGAGGAAAGGGCCAGAAAGGAAGCCATCAGCATTTCAGGGAAGGCAAAGCGTGAAGTGGAGACAATGAAATCAGCGGCAATGGGCAGAGTCCCTGAGGCCGCCAGCATTATCGTGAAAAGTATCTTGTAG
- a CDS encoding citryl-CoA lyase: MAIGKDSLENVFRMGSPKWRTSITRVEPNRIVTRGYSQEDLIGGVSFSEMVYLLIRGELPPGNVARMLEAVLVSFCDHGVTPPSTQAARMIASAGSPVHACIAGGLLAFGKNHAGAIERSMKLFQETVSGCESEDEIPEAAVRLVDDHLRRNRKVPGFGHRYHNADPRAVRLLDLAEEYDCVGPHTRLAVEVQNILLERKGVRMNVDGANAGILSDMGFDWRTGAGVFMIGRLPGLISHVYEEKVREPAFRKFFDIEEIHYDGEEEKNLSTGADLEPMPE; the protein is encoded by the coding sequence ATGGCTATAGGAAAGGATTCACTTGAAAATGTATTCAGGATGGGTTCCCCGAAGTGGAGGACTTCCATTACGAGGGTTGAGCCCAATCGGATTGTTACCAGGGGTTATTCTCAGGAGGATTTGATTGGTGGTGTTTCTTTTTCTGAGATGGTTTACCTGTTGATTCGGGGTGAGCTTCCGCCGGGTAATGTTGCGAGGATGCTGGAGGCTGTCCTGGTGTCCTTCTGTGATCATGGTGTGACCCCGCCCAGTACTCAGGCTGCCCGTATGATTGCCTCTGCCGGGTCCCCGGTGCATGCCTGTATTGCTGGTGGTCTTCTTGCCTTTGGTAAGAATCATGCCGGGGCCATTGAGAGGTCCATGAAGCTTTTCCAGGAGACTGTTTCAGGGTGTGAGTCTGAGGATGAGATTCCTGAGGCTGCTGTGAGGCTGGTGGATGATCATCTGCGGAGGAACAGGAAGGTGCCTGGTTTCGGGCACAGGTATCATAATGCGGATCCCCGGGCTGTCAGGCTCCTGGACCTTGCAGAGGAGTACGACTGTGTGGGCCCACACACGAGGCTTGCGGTTGAGGTTCAGAACATCCTACTTGAGCGTAAGGGTGTCAGGATGAACGTTGATGGTGCCAACGCAGGGATACTCTCAGATATGGGTTTTGACTGGCGCACAGGGGCGGGCGTGTTCATGATAGGACGGCTCCCGGGCCTCATATCCCACGTATACGAGGAAAAGGTGCGTGAACCAGCCTTCAGGAAATTCTTCGACATCGAAGAAATACACTACGACGGCGAGGAGGAGAAGAACCTCTCTACCGGCGCAGACCTTGAACCAATGCCTGAGTAG
- a CDS encoding fumarate hydratase — translation MDIAARVRDALVRAGTTTPPDVMRAYKRALAREEDEKAAWILELLIKNARIAEESGRPLCDDTGIPHVIVEVGEDALLPGGFFNLIRRGIAEGLLKLPGRPMAVRGDEIERIEQSRGLYSDPSKLQPAPFLVESVPGDEVRIHVLLLGGGPEIRARTRRVFHRHSYRKVFEEVLTWMKTEVPLLGCTPCIPVIGIGRTHFEATSLMLRAMATGSLDEQSEIEDYITESLNSTGTGPLGLGGSTTALGSLVNVGPQRASGVRIVSMRLACCVEPRRATIKL, via the coding sequence TTGGATATAGCAGCACGGGTGAGGGATGCCCTTGTAAGGGCAGGTACAACCACACCACCGGATGTTATGCGGGCATATAAGCGGGCCCTTGCGAGGGAAGAGGATGAAAAGGCAGCATGGATCCTTGAACTTCTCATTAAAAACGCCAGGATAGCCGAAGAAAGCGGCAGACCCCTCTGTGATGACACAGGGATACCCCACGTCATCGTTGAGGTGGGTGAAGACGCCCTCCTCCCGGGCGGCTTCTTCAACCTCATAAGGAGGGGGATTGCTGAGGGCCTCCTTAAACTTCCAGGAAGACCCATGGCGGTGCGTGGCGATGAGATTGAGAGGATAGAGCAGAGCCGGGGCCTCTACAGTGACCCGTCAAAACTTCAGCCGGCACCCTTCCTTGTTGAATCAGTCCCGGGAGACGAGGTCAGAATCCATGTTCTCCTCCTTGGGGGCGGCCCCGAGATAAGGGCAAGGACCAGAAGGGTTTTTCACAGACACAGCTATAGAAAAGTATTTGAGGAAGTTCTGACATGGATGAAAACAGAGGTCCCTTTACTTGGATGCACCCCGTGCATACCTGTTATAGGTATTGGGAGAACTCATTTTGAGGCCACGAGCCTTATGCTCAGGGCAATGGCCACTGGAAGCCTTGATGAGCAGTCTGAAATTGAGGATTACATTACAGAATCCCTTAACAGTACCGGAACAGGACCCCTGGGTCTTGGGGGATCCACAACAGCCCTTGGTTCCCTGGTGAATGTGGGGCCTCAGAGGGCCAGCGGCGTCAGAATAGTCTCAATGAGGCTGGCATGCTGTGTGGAGCCGAGAAGGGCAACCATAAAACTGTAG
- a CDS encoding U32 family peptidase, producing the protein MEKTRRYLDRIGIGVPEGESEKRFSDGGQYRFEVPGIQRPGAMRALLDAMEEHDVRVHRVTQTKGIMLLTDGEIEEMAELAREADIELFLSVGPRATYDTSASARTPEGSRIGYRLRGYDNLVYAVEDVRRAAELGVRGIVVYDEGLLWVLGRMRGDGEIPADLHFKVSAHCGHGNPASARLLQDIGADSLNPVRDLQIPMLAAIREAIDISIDVHTENPKSSGGFIRHYEVPDIIRYASPVYLKTGGSVAGHHGWDTTESQARERIRQVVLVRDMIERYYPEAVFSSGKDLAVPVGGR; encoded by the coding sequence TTGGAAAAAACCCGCAGATACCTTGATAGAATCGGAATAGGAGTCCCCGAAGGTGAATCAGAGAAGAGATTCAGTGACGGCGGACAGTACCGCTTTGAGGTCCCCGGGATACAGAGACCCGGGGCCATGAGGGCCCTCCTGGATGCCATGGAAGAACATGACGTCAGGGTCCACAGGGTAACCCAGACGAAGGGTATAATGCTCCTCACCGACGGTGAGATTGAGGAGATGGCTGAACTGGCCCGTGAAGCAGACATAGAACTCTTCCTGAGTGTGGGTCCCAGAGCAACCTATGATACAAGTGCATCTGCAAGGACACCCGAGGGTTCAAGGATAGGTTACAGGCTCAGGGGATACGACAACCTGGTTTATGCGGTTGAGGATGTTCGGAGGGCTGCTGAACTCGGTGTGAGGGGCATAGTGGTCTACGACGAGGGACTCCTCTGGGTTCTTGGGAGGATGCGAGGCGACGGTGAAATACCTGCGGACCTCCACTTCAAGGTCTCAGCCCACTGCGGGCACGGTAACCCTGCATCAGCACGGCTCCTTCAGGATATAGGCGCCGATTCCCTCAACCCTGTGAGGGACCTCCAGATACCCATGCTTGCAGCAATAAGGGAGGCCATTGACATTTCCATCGATGTCCACACAGAGAACCCCAAGTCATCCGGTGGATTCATAAGGCACTACGAGGTCCCTGATATAATAAGGTATGCATCCCCGGTTTACCTCAAAACAGGGGGATCTGTGGCGGGACACCATGGATGGGACACCACAGAGTCACAGGCCCGTGAGAGGATAAGGCAGGTTGTGCTTGTGAGGGACATGATAGAGCGTTACTACCCTGAGGCTGTGTTCTCATCCGGGAAGGACCTCGCGGTACCTGTGGGGGGAAGGTAG
- a CDS encoding MmgE/PrpD family protein codes for MMTGRLAEFVSSLSYRDLPPEIIERAEICVLDFLGVSLRGSGERSGLLALRALGTGEGNSTVIGHGRGSDERAALLNGIFAHNLDLDDGHRGAQMHPGACVIPAALAAAEALDAEFREFIAGVVAGYEVAIFMGLLANPGHRKRGFHTTGTCGTFGAAAAAASVMGLDCEETVNALGLAGTQAAGLLESDHAGSMGKHLHAGRAAQSGLISAKLALEGFTGAESIIEGKEGFLNAMCQPPSEVPETGVFHIGDVYLKRYPVCRHLHSTLDCALEILGMTRFSASEIDEVLVETYDIAAEHNSYSPGTVEAVRQSLPVSLAIILEKGDLRVEDLEMAPDVMETASKIRIMVDPEMQEMKNRRPARVTVRLRDGSVHTAFRELPSGEPEDPYTWEDILEKFTLLNPDYRIDKLDILREAWSESISEIISEILD; via the coding sequence ATGATGACAGGAAGGCTTGCAGAATTTGTATCATCACTCTCATACAGGGACCTCCCTCCTGAGATCATTGAAAGGGCAGAGATATGCGTCCTGGACTTTCTGGGCGTCTCACTCAGGGGTTCAGGGGAGAGGAGCGGTCTTTTGGCACTCAGGGCACTGGGCACCGGTGAGGGAAATTCGACGGTCATAGGCCATGGAAGGGGCTCTGATGAAAGGGCGGCGCTTCTCAATGGCATATTTGCCCATAACCTTGACCTTGATGACGGCCACAGGGGGGCCCAGATGCATCCAGGTGCATGCGTGATCCCCGCGGCCCTCGCAGCTGCAGAGGCCCTGGATGCAGAGTTCAGGGAGTTCATAGCAGGGGTTGTGGCAGGTTATGAGGTGGCCATCTTCATGGGCCTCCTCGCAAACCCCGGCCACAGGAAGAGGGGCTTCCACACCACAGGTACCTGTGGCACATTTGGGGCCGCCGCAGCCGCAGCCAGCGTAATGGGCCTTGACTGTGAGGAGACAGTCAATGCACTGGGACTTGCAGGGACCCAGGCAGCAGGACTCCTTGAATCAGACCATGCCGGCTCAATGGGCAAGCACCTGCACGCCGGGAGGGCGGCCCAGTCAGGACTCATATCTGCAAAGCTTGCACTGGAGGGTTTCACAGGGGCAGAGTCCATAATTGAGGGAAAGGAGGGGTTCCTCAATGCAATGTGCCAGCCCCCATCAGAGGTACCTGAAACTGGTGTATTTCACATAGGAGACGTTTACCTCAAGAGGTACCCTGTCTGCAGGCACCTTCACTCCACCCTTGACTGCGCCCTTGAAATACTTGGAATGACCAGATTCTCCGCATCAGAGATAGATGAGGTCCTCGTGGAGACATATGATATTGCAGCAGAACACAACAGCTATTCCCCGGGAACGGTTGAGGCGGTGAGGCAGAGCTTGCCTGTTTCACTGGCCATAATCCTTGAGAAAGGGGATCTTAGGGTTGAGGACCTTGAGATGGCCCCTGATGTCATGGAGACCGCATCAAAGATCAGAATAATGGTAGACCCAGAGATGCAGGAAATGAAGAACAGGAGACCTGCACGTGTTACAGTGAGACTGAGGGATGGCAGTGTCCACACAGCCTTCAGAGAACTCCCATCAGGGGAGCCAGAGGACCCCTACACCTGGGAGGACATCCTTGAGAAGTTCACACTCCTGAACCCGGATTACAGGATAGATAAACTGGATATCCTGAGGGAGGCATGGTCAGAGAGTATCTCCGAGATAATCTCTGAGATCCTTGACTGA